The DNA window GGTGCCTCTGAACTATGTTCCAAGTCTTGATAATTGATGATGATATAGCAACTAGGGCACTGTTGCGGAGAGTTCTTTCTAAGCAGGGTTATCAGGTTTTAGAGGCAAGCGGTGGCAAAGAGGGGATTGAGCAAGCACTACAACACTGCCCGGCGATCATTATTTGTGACTGGATGATGCCCCAGGTTGATGGACTGGAAGTCTGTCGTCAAGTGAAAGCAAGCCCACTGCTGTCAACAACCTACTTTATCCTGCTCACAGCACGCAGTGGTACCGAGAACCTAGTCACTGGTCTAGATACAGGGGCTGACGATTTTCTATCGAAACCGATCGAAACTAGCGAGCT is part of the Cyanobacteriota bacterium genome and encodes:
- a CDS encoding response regulator, yielding MFQVLIIDDDIATRALLRRVLSKQGYQVLEASGGKEGIEQALQHCPAIIICDWMMPQVDGLEVCRQVKASPLLSTTYFILLTARSGTENLVTGLDTGADDFLSKPIETSELNARVRAGLRIHQLTKDLQFKNQSLEKLTSDLQSQKQILENEFHEAAEYIRSLLPPPITTGSISIDARFIPSQQLGGDCFDYYWLD